Within the Seriola aureovittata isolate HTS-2021-v1 ecotype China chromosome 24, ASM2101889v1, whole genome shotgun sequence genome, the region TTCTCTCGACCgtgactctctctcctccgctcacactgacacacaagtgAGTTGGAGGCGGCGTTGGAAACGCTGACCCAGGCGTCCTCGCCGCTCTGGGCTCCTTATTAAAAGCTGAAAGGAGGGAGTAAACGCCAAAATGAACAACACCTAATGTGAGCAGCTGTTTCCACGCTGAGGTCACAGAAACCTCACGGGCTGAAGACCTGGCGTCCGATCCTTGATGTCATTCACATGTCGTGCCCTGGCGCCCCGAACGAGCAGGAGCAAGGCGCTAAACCAAGTAGTCTGCCCGCCCACCCCAACACTGTTTAAGacttctgtcctctgtctgcaggttttaCACCATCCGCTACAGggagaggaacaggaagtggatttACCAGACCTGCCCGACCAGCGACACAGTCATCGACAACCTGAAACCCAACACGCCCTACGAGTTCGGCGTCCGGTCAAACAAAGATGACCGCAGCGGCACATGGAGCAAAGCGGTCATCCACAACACCAACATGGGCAGTAAGACAGACTTCTACTGTAACACACCTTCATCAGTCAGGACAGACAGTCCGTCAGCTGATCCGACTCTTAAACCAAAACGTTTTAGAAACAACAACTAAAGAAACCGACACCGCTCCGATTTAAATCAGGAAGTGTCTGATCACATGACCTTTCATAGATGCTCAACACAGCTGCTGACGCTCAGAGCTTCAGACATCTCAGCTCTGATGTGATGATTGACACGATGAAACCTCAGGAACACGCGGTTGATTGCTTCTTTAGACGTGACATTTACGTTTTGAGACGATCGTCTCTCACCTGCTGAGTTCATGAAGTGCAGCTCGTCAAATACTTCATCTAACTTTGAACCTAGTCCCGGTCTGTCACGTCATTGTGTTAGAACCAGTGTTGtgtatataaacatgtttaagaCCTGGAACGTCCTGTTGTCGACCCTGGACTGATTCAAACACCTTGTCTGAatttcacagataaaaatacaCAGAAGCCGTACAAGCTGCGCAACCCCCTGGCCAAGCCCATGGTAGGTGACCTGCTGCGTGTCCGTGAGTGTGAACCAGTCTGATCTGTGCGTCTGTCACCTCTGAACCAACATCTACACATTTACTTCATCTACTGGGgatataattaatattaatattaataataatgtaatgccATGTTACATGTGTGTAGTGACACACAGCtcccagcagacacacagcctGACAGGTGTGTTcttcagaggtcaaaggtcgaggtcGTGTTAGTCTGCACGCTCAGCTCAGAGACACtaaacacacttcctgtttcagagcCACatgatttataataaacattatttagGTTTATCTAATCTTACCATCTTCATACTACattacccatgagcctcagtgGCTGAATTATGAACCAAAACTGatccaaaaatacaaattttattGAAATGTTAGGTTTTACGGCCCTTCAGTTTCAGAGTCTCTGATTGGATGCTTGAGTCATGTGTTGATGTTGTATGAGAGTCTGAGGTTAGTGTCTCTGTTTCCAGAAACCTCATGGACCTCACACTCTGTTCCCGCCTCGTCCAGGTGAGTCACCTGTCAGGGAGTCAGGTGTGTTCAGTCACATCCACCTGCTtcaggtcacacacactcacacactctgtgtcaatatataacacacacacacacacagcggtgtcagaggtcaaacaggtccagtcacagagacagaaaagactcGATCAACCAATAACTGATCGATTAACTGATCAATAGACAAACCGTTTGTTCTGACTTGGAGCAGATCTATCAAACTACAACTGTTCCTGtaaatgacctttgaccccactGGACTGTGACAGAGTTCATACAGAGTCCTTCTGATGCTGAGTCACTCAAGTACAAATGTGATGATGAACATGtgacctgaagctgctgcacacactcacactgtgtcACCTGGTTTTACTTCCTGTGACCTGtcgaccaatcacagctctgCACAACCGGACGCAGCCTCGACTTTCTCCTCCGCTCAAAAACCCAGGTTTCTCCGGAGCTCCACGCACTTCCTTTGGTGAttatctcttctcctcccttcgccacacacactcacacacacacacacacacacacacacacacacacacacacacacacacacacacacacacacactctctctcctctcaggtcTGCAGACATGTTCACATACGAACATACGACGGTTCGACTGACTGTGAAACTAAACATGAACTCTAATattcacagaagaagaagaagcatgtTGAACTTCACATCAGTCCAACCTGTCACCTCTTTGTTgtccctcttcttctgctcttatAAACCGGTTGTATTCTGTCCCACAGCGCCACCTGAGGGCCAGCAGGAAACGTTCCCTGTGCGCGGCTCTGCTCAGCCTCACTGGCCTCGTGTGTCACTGGGTAACGAGACAGACGCTCTTTTCTCTCCTAATCATCGTCCAGCTTTTATCCGCAGACAGTCTTTACCTGCTTCGGCTGAGCCCAGTGCTGCACCTGGGAGGGGGGGCGGGGTCTAGGACGTGCAGCTGTTGTGATTGGCTGCATGCTAGCATGCTTTGAGCCCAGTTAGAAAGTCGATCCGAGGCGTGGAGGTGACGTCAGGTGATACGAGTAAGTTCACTTTGCCCCGCCCACAGGGGCAGCGGCCGCGGCTCGTGTTTTTCCAACCTGCAGCGCACGTGTCGGCCATGATGCTTCATCTGTGCACTCagcgtcttcttcttctctccctaaAATAATCTGTTGTCCTCTGCATCCCCTCTGTCCTGTCTCTAAGCAGCCACAGATCTGAGTTCAGTCTGGAACATCTTAAATATCTTTTCAATTTATCAGTGAGTAACTGAAAGAGTCTCCGGCCTCAACGAGTTCCTTTAgttcaacattcaacatttacTCTTCATAAAAAATCTCACGTTTTTATGAGATTCAACATAATGTTGGTAAATAATTTCCAGTTTCCAGACTCTGAGTCTTTGGAGAATTGACTAAAAGAAGTTTAGAGTTAATGAATCTGAACTCGTCCTGGTTCAACTCAAACTTCACTCACGAATTCTAGACACATGAACCAGTTTATTATCCACTCACACTTCCTCTGTCATCATCCACCCCTTcattcctctgtctgtctgtctgtctgtctacctgtctgtcagcctgtctgtctgtctgtctacctgtctgtcagcctgtctgtcagcctgtctgtctgtgttggaTCAGTCTGCATGTCAGCCAGTTCAGACGCAGACGTGGTTGGACTTTCCCTCCAGGGAGAGACAACACAAGTCGTTCTGCAGAGTCCTCACACTCCTgtcccctgtgtgtgtctgtctcttcacaACAACAATGTCTTCTGgacttttctgtgtttctacGAGGTACGAGATTATGGGACCAGAACCTAGACCTAAACCAGAACCTAGACCTAAACCAGAAGCAGAGCTCAGTAATGGAGCCGCTACGAGACCAGAGTCTTCCTCTCTGGTCAGAGAACAGATCAGACCAGATGTTCAGAACCAGCTCCGGTCTTTGTGGACCTGAGTGAAAAGGAAATTCAGAGACATGCATGTGGTGACTGATTCCTCGCTCTCTGTGGGGATGATGAGATGAATGCATGTCTGTGTAAGATCCAGAAGATGCAGCTGATGGACCTGAGACCATCAGAGCCCATGATCACgtacctctctcctctctcgctccAGACAAAGGAAACTCTGTTAAAAACGACACCGGCCGACCGACGGAGCCTCCTCCTTCTGCCGTCCCCCGACACCTGCCCACCAAAGCCCCCTCTGCCAACGCCACATCCTCCCCCCTTACTAAattatcctcctcctcccgtgGCGACCGGCTTCAGGGGCAGACTACTAAGGCGCCCACTAACGCACCCGAGAAGCCTCATAACCCTGCTGGTAATTTCCACCTCCCGACTTCCctgtttcattgtgtgtgttgtgaagttTCTGGCCTCGTGTCAGACCAGAGCTGGAGCATCAGTGTGTGGTTACTGTGCTGATGCTGAGGGAATGCtactccatcacctccatcaggCTCTCACATCTCCAAACCGTCCTCCAGAGTCTGATGTGATGAGCTCTGTTGACTGTTAATCTGCTGGCAGATGAAACGTGTAGacttcactgttgttttatattgtggAGTAAGAGATGGTGGCTCTGAAAACCTTCCCTTGAAGGGTTGACGGTTGGTGGGAAGTTTCTCTGTAGATCCTGCTCAGCTGCCGTCAGTTACCTTCTGTTTTACATCTGGAGAGGTCGGAGGTTAAAGGTTGGAGGTGTTAATTCTCCACCTTCAACCTCTGATAAAATAACCAGGTGTTAGTGAGACAGGTCTGTGTCTTCCTGTTGGACCTTCACAAATATGACGGTGTCGTCTGCAACAGTCGAGTGTTTTGGTATGAAGAAGCTTCGGGCGGTGGTCACCTCTAACGGTCACTTTAACCCCGCAGGTTGTGGACCATCTCACATGTCTGGCTCTTTGTGGTGCTAAAccttctttctccctcacagCTTTCGGCAAATCACAGGACGGATCGTCGCTGCTGAGAACAGCTCTGGCCAATGAGAGGGCCAAAGCTAACAGCTGGGGTAACAATGACCTCATGACTAGCTTCCTGTGCAATCAAAGCCggtcttgctctctctgtctttgtctgctgTTAATCTGCAACCATCTTGTTCCCTCGAGCTTCCAGTTAAACTCGCAGCTCAGTCTCCGTCCACAGGAATGGCTGCTCGCTCCAGGAGTTGCACACATTTCATCCAACATGGCGTCTGACGTCTGCATGCGGCGCACAATCTTACAGTCATGGTTGTTTCATCACACCTCATCAGCAGCTTAAATGACTGTGGTTTCCCAAGATTGTGAGCGCTTAAAGACTCATCCTGATCCCATCAAACTCATCTGCATCAGTAGTGTTGATACTCAATGATATTCACTGTACTGGTCCATTAGAGTCAGAACCTCCATCACTAACATCACCGCTCAGGGCTGCTGCTCGCTTCACTGGCAACTCAAAGATAAAGGAAACCAGACCGTAACACAGGCCTTGCAACTGTTTTTGATCTTTTAGGTCAAGGCAGCAAAAGAAATCTGTCCCCGTCACTGCCTTTGCAGACCTACAACCCAGCAGCTACCCCGGTTGCCAGATCCATGAGGCCTGCATCAAGAAACcccctctttcccctctctaACGGCTTCAGACAGCCCCACTCTTCCTCTAGACCCAGTAACTCGTCCCCGACCTCCGGGATACTCGGGGGAAATCCTCCTGGTACCTGTTCtttactcttcttctctttctgagCGTTCTCTGTCCTCCTGAAAAGCCTGGAGGGAAATGTTGATAACATTTTCTTGAGTTGTTCTTTTGTGCATCTAAAATACGAGTTTGAACATTTGAGGatcatttttaaatcacttccAGAGACGTTTCCTGGACAGTCTATCTGTCAATAATTCAAATGTAATCAAGTGTGACCGAGAGAAGATGTTAGTCAGTGCACAGCTGATCATGAACAGATatgaaattcaaattaaaagcatgaaGTTTCTATTtaaatcagtcatttaaaacCAAGTTGAACTCTGAACTTTGCCCCTGTGAGCAGATCCAGTCCTGGTCTGTGTGGCTCCATTAGACTGAATGAACTGACTGTTTTAATTAGTTTGACCTGGTCATTAATGATTCAAATgagaataataattaaatagttTACACCTGATCTGAGATGCTTGGATCTACAGGTATTGAGTTTTACCTGTGGCACCAGGTGTAATTGAAGgtcaaaatgatgaatgaaacaaatCAGTATGTTGGAGGCACAAATAAAGGCAGGTGTTCTCTGCCGACACCTGTGCTGTGCAGCTCAGGTGTCGGCTCTTTGTGGCTGGTGGAGTTGAACACTGAGGTGAAGCTGCTGCCTTCACTGGTTGAACTCGTGTGTTTTCTTCAGCCTGTTGTTTCTGACTGTCACAGTGTTGGCTGCTGAAGAACCTCACAGCTGAACAAGCACACGAGTCCATCCTCCGCCTTCACCTGAGGTCTGACCGTGatcacacacctgaacctccgTCTGTCTGAACGCCAGGGTTCAAACCTCCTGTTGATGAGAAGTTACACGACACATTTCCTCCTCAGTCAATGTTTGAAAACTCTGTTGAATTTCAGGTTGAGCAGAGTTGATCTATCTGATGGatcttctttatttcctgtgtctgtCACACGAACATGACCTCCTGTTCCGTCCTCACGTCTCTGAGACGTCTCAGGACTCGTGTTTCGTCTCTTTCCCTCCGTAACGCTCACTTCTCTCCCCACAGTAAACGGACAGCCGCACCGGGGCATTTCCCCGCCCAAACCGGCCTTATGGTCCCGACCTCGACTGGGTAAACGacgactgtctgtctgtctgtgtgtcctcattAACCCTCCAGTCGCTTCCGCAGCTCCTGTCGGTGTTTTTGTCTCCATCCATCCTGTGTATTAATACGTTCATGTTCATCCCTCCATCGGTCTGTCCGTCCTCCTGCCTCTGTGTcccacatgtctctgtctctggtccaGCTTCTGCAGGTCTTCAGCTTCTTCAAATAATCAACTGGAGCTTGATTATTTGACTTGGTTACATAAgtccaggagcagcagcagattatGTCACTGTGTccatgtggtggtggtggtgggggggggggggggtggggggggggggggggggtggggggtcttTAAACCTGTGTGGACCTTTAGTCAGACCCAGAACCCTATACTCCTTTAATGAGCCTGACTCCTGAAGCTCGTTAGCAGCTAGAGACGTGACCTCACCTGTTGTGATGTTTATGTCACTGTGTGAATATGAAACAGGTGAGACGTGTCACCTggtgtcacctgtctgtcagtTCAGTCCTCGCAGTCTCTCCTACAGGCTGACACAAGGAAACAGCTACAGCTAACGAGCTGCTCCAGAGTTCACCTACATTCATTAACACAGACGAgctgacagacaggtgaggtcTGGATGAGGTGAGGGTGACACCAGGTGGAGGTGACCATGACGATCCTGCAGCTGGTGTCgtggtgttgttggtgttgttggcTGGTCACAGATCAGTGTTCGGAGTTAACTCGGTGTCTCCCGCTGCAGTCAACAACTCTCTGCTGGAGGACAAGACGTCTGAACGCCCGGATGTGTTTGGTCGCTCGGGTCCCACCGTCCAGGAGCGCTTTTATGGTAACGGCATGAATCCCGCCTGTCTCGCCCGTGCCGCGTGCTGACTGGCGCCAACGCTGCATGGTTTGGCTGTGAGACGTCCAGAGACGGATCTTTAGCAGGACCAGGGAAGAAAACGGCGCTTTGGCCAAAGGCTGCAGCAGAGCCTGTGGAAAATACTTTGTCCTGTTGGAAAGAATGTGCTGTTGTGATGGAGAGCTTCTCTGTCAGAACCTCACTCTGCCGAGCTTTGCGCTTTTTGTCGCCACAGAAATTCACACAAACTGTTTCTAATTAGGGTTAGAAGGAGCTGCTGTTCGGACTGGACCGGCGGGTCCGGGGTCCACGTGCTTCAGCCTCTGCTTCTTGCTTGATTGCAGCATCGTGAGCGCCGTGAGCTTCAGACATGTTGCTGCGGAGACGCCATGTTTAGAGAAGGCCTCACGCTAGCAGGACGGCATGGCGTGCAGCGAGCAGATCTCATCAGAGGGGAAACCGCTGTTTCCTTCTTGTTTCaggattgtttgtgtgtgaaaagaaaaaatcagaccaatatttattttatccctcctcctgctgtaaCCACGACAACAGTCTCCTGTAAAGCTGTAGGTCTAACGGCTCCGTGTTGCAGAATAAAGCAGGCGGCCTCTGCCTTCACAGATTTACACAGGCTGATTGAGAggaatgtgtctgtgttgtttcacGTTACCAGCTAAATGTTTCAGGCCTCCACCATCTTTCATCTTCCTGGCTCGGCTTTATTCCATTTAGTTCTGGACCCGGGTCAAGTCACTGATTGTGAGGAATTTTGGCTCCGACCTAAATGAGAGAAAGCGGGCTGTAATTGGCTGCAGGTTCTGGGCCTGAGCCCGGTGGAGCTGCTCGGTGTCAGGTTGTTCCTCAGGAGAACGAGGTTCCAGGAGATTAGAGAGCACCTAGCTAGAAAAGCTCCTCTCAGCCTGACGCTGGTTCACACACGTCTGTTCTGTTCTGACTGTTTCCTGTGATGTCACTAGTTCTCAGCCCGCACACGTCAGCTTCAGACGTctgatgtgtgttgttgttgcaggaTCCCCGGCTCGTCCGTCCATAACCATCAACAAGAGACCCAACCTGGTGGGGAAACCtggagagacaggtgagactgttctccagccaatcacagctctgctctctccctgaGGTCAGGTGATTATCAAACACAttcctgttttcatgtgttCCCTCAGACAAGGTGAACAACTTCAAGACGGACAAGTTGCCGGTCCTGAAGTCCAAACTCCCTCTGGTCACAGCCAAGCCCTCCAAACAGGAGCGGAGACAGACCACCACGGCCACGCCCACCACGGCAGGTAAGGTCATTTTAATGAAGCCTGTTAAAGCAGACCTGCATCATGTGATCAAGTGTGATCCACCATCTTTGGTCCCTGATGACTCCTCCCCAGTGCTGATGTCATTAATGCCACATGAACCAAAGACATTGACTCAAACAGAGTTTCTGTCCAGgaataaaaccatgaaaaagCAGGTGTGTGACCACCTGATCTGTGACCTCATTCATGACCTGTGGTTTTCTCTCCTCAGCCCCTCGGCAGGAATCCTGGGAGGACTCGGACCTGTTCAAGTCACAGCCCACATCTGACGTCGACGCCATGGGCAAGAAACGATTCGTGGGTGAGTGGAGGCGGAGTCCGCCACGCTGGAACTGTAACTGTGACTGTGCAGGGAGTTaacacccccctcctctcctccccctcctcctcccacagcGCCTCACGTCGTCTACCAAACGGGCAAGAGGCTGGAGGAGCCCtgctccatcacctcctccctcaACTACTTCCCCGAGGACGAACCCAGCGAGACCAACGTGACGGCTCCGCCCAAGAGTGCGCCCTCCAACCTCACCGTGGTAACGGTGGAGGGATGCCCCTCCTTCATCATCCTGGACTGGGAGAAAACGGACAACGACACAACAGGTACGATAGGCCACGCCCCCCAAGTTCCTCAGTCTCGTTTGTTTTCAGCATCACTCTGACATCAGACGACCTCTGACCTGAGGTCGCCTCatgaacaaacaggaaacagtgtgGAAGTGTGTCCTGTGTGGAAAGGCACTGATGTATGTCACATGACTCTGACCTCTGTCGTCCTCTCCTCAGAGTATGAAGTCATCTCCACCGCTAAAGGACCTGACGGCGAGCAGGTTTCCATCCTGACCACCAACCAGACTCACACAGCTGTGGAGAACCTGAAACCTGAGAGCAGGTAGGTCTGAGGGGGAGGAGCCAGGACCAGCCTGTGGTCTCAGCACTTCCTGTTGGACACgtgttaaaatgtgtaaaaataagAAGAATCAGGTCACATGACTGGATTATTCTACTGAAACCACAGGAAGTGCTTTTATTGTGGtaaaagtgtctgtgtgagcacCTTGTTGCCGTGGCAGCTGGTTGTTGATGCTGACGATGAATTGTGTTTGTTGTAGTTATGAGTTCAAGGTGAAACCGAAGAACGAGCTGGGCTCAGGTCCTCCCAGTGAGCCGGTGTCCTTCAACACAGAGTCAggtactgacacacacacacacacacacatctcagagtccagagcttttattttgaaagatgtgTGTTTACACCGTTTGATAGAAGTCAGATGACTGCTTATTTCCtgaatattttcagaataaagttcTCTGATTAAAGTGACTAGCTGTCAGATGTTAAAGCTGCGTCTGTTCTCTCTTCAGCCGACCCTCGGGTGAGCGAGAACGTCTCAGGTGAGCTTCAGTCACACACCTCACCTGTCCACACCTGTCCACACCTTTCCacacctgtcctcacctgtcctcactTCTCCACACCTGCAGGGAAAGACGCCATCTGGACCCAGTTCCCCTTTAAGACAGACTCGTACTCCGACTGCCACGGGAAACAGTACGTGAAGAGGACCTGGTACCGTAAGTTCGTCGGTGTCCAGCTGTGCAACTCACTCAGGTACAAGATCTACCTGAGCGACTCTCTCAACGGTGAGTGGAGACACCGGATCCATCCAATCAGTGCAGAGAGAATTTAGCCAGGTACTGATCCGCCTCCGATCACTTCCTCTTCAGGTAAATTCTACAACATCGGAGACCAGACCGGCTTCGGCGAGGACCACTGTCAGTTCGTGGACTCGTTCCTGGACGGGAGAACCGGCAGACAGCAGAGAGCCGACCAGCTGCCAACCAGACCCGGTAAACAGagtcagctgatcacagctcaGGTCGCAGCGTTAGGGACAGAcacagctagcatggctaacGTAGCAT harbors:
- the LOC130165318 gene encoding target of Nesh-SH3-like isoform X10 — its product is MVGVALNLRVVFLLLGGTILLNGISAQRIRVRRQNMKVRINATGDTIIMKFVRPSPDVKLEGYILGYGSSMFSKQFIQLPENGQPYETEMDAEPKYLVAVQPIPVNDVKKHCTGKVNLEKPLHLVIGSVSPTAVLLSWGNYLKTPYEGNIMNECLEDGFYTIRYRERNRKWIYQTCPTSDTVIDNLKPNTPYEFGVRSNKDDRSGTWSKAVIHNTNMGNKNTQKPYKLRNPLAKPMKPHGPHTLFPPRPALHNRTQPRLSPPLKNPGFSGAPRTSFVNGQPHRGISPPKPALWSRPRLVNNSLLEDKTSERPDVFGRSGPTVQERFYGSPARPSITINKRPNLVGKPGETDKVNNFKTDKLPVLKSKLPLVTAKPSKQERRQTTTATPTTAAPRQESWEDSDLFKSQPTSDVDAMGKKRFVAPHVVYQTGKRLEEPCSITSSLNYFPEDEPSETNVTAPPKSAPSNLTVVTVEGCPSFIILDWEKTDNDTTEYEVISTAKGPDGEQVSILTTNQTHTAVENLKPESSYEFKVKPKNELGSGPPSEPVSFNTESADPRVSENVSGKDAIWTQFPFKTDSYSDCHGKQYVKRTWYRKFVGVQLCNSLRYKIYLSDSLNGKFYNIGDQTGFGEDHCQFVDSFLDGRTGRQQRADQLPTRPGFYRAVRQEPVHFGQIGGHSHVNYVSWYECGTPIPGKW
- the LOC130165318 gene encoding target of Nesh-SH3-like isoform X2, which translates into the protein MVGVALNLRVVFLLLGGTILLNGISAQRIRVRRQNMKVRINATGDTIIMKFVRPSPDVKLEGYILGYGSSMFSKQFIQLPENGQPYETEMDAEPKYLVAVQPIPVNDVKKHCTGKVNLEKPLHLVIGSVSPTAVLLSWGNYLKTPYEGNIMNECLEDGFYTIRYRERNRKWIYQTCPTSDTVIDNLKPNTPYEFGVRSNKDDRSGTWSKAVIHNTNMGNKNTQKPYKLRNPLAKPMKPHGPHTLFPPRPALHNRTQPRLSPPLKNPGFSGAPRTSFDKGNSVKNDTGRPTEPPPSAVPRHLPTKAPSANATSSPLTKLSSSSRGDRLQGQTTKAPTNAPEKPHNPAAFGKSQDGSSLLRTALANERAKANSWGQGSKRNLSPSLPLQTYNPAATPVARSMRPASRNPLFPLSNGFRQPHSSSRPSNSSPTSGILGGNPPVNGQPHRGISPPKPALWSRPRLVNNSLLEDKTSERPDVFGRSGPTVQERFYGSPARPSITINKRPNLVGKPGETDKVNNFKTDKLPVLKSKLPLVTAKPSKQERRQTTTATPTTAAPRQESWEDSDLFKSQPTSDVDAMGKKRFVAPHVVYQTGKRLEEPCSITSSLNYFPEDEPSETNVTAPPKSAPSNLTVVTVEGCPSFIILDWEKTDNDTTEYEVISTAKGPDGEQVSILTTNQTHTAVENLKPESSYEFKVKPKNELGSGPPSEPVSFNTESADPRVSENVSGKDAIWTQFPFKTDSYSDCHGKQYVKRTWYRKFVGVQLCNSLRYKIYLSDSLNGKFYNIGDQTGFGEDHCQFVDSFLDGRTGRQQRADQLPTRPGFYRAVRQEPVHFGQIGGHSHVNYVSWYECGTPIPGKW
- the LOC130165318 gene encoding target of Nesh-SH3-like isoform X5; translated protein: MVGVALNLRVVFLLLGGTILLNGISAQRIRVRRQNMKVRINATGDTIIMKFVRPSPDVKLEGYILGYGSSMFSKQFIQLPENGQPYETEMDAEPKYLVAVQPIPVNDVKKHCTGKVNLEKPLHLVIGSVSPTAVLLSWGNYLKTPYEGNIMNECLEDGFYTIRYRERNRKWIYQTCPTSDTVIDNLKPNTPYEFGVRSNKDDRSGTWSKAVIHNTNMGNKNTQKPYKLRNPLAKPMKPHGPHTLFPPRPALHNRTQPRLSPPLKNPGFSGAPRTSFAPPEGQQETFPVRGSAQPHWPRVSLDKGNSVKNDTGRPTEPPPSAVPRHLPTKAPSANATSSPLTKLSSSSRGDRLQGQTTKAPTNAPEKPHNPAVNGQPHRGISPPKPALWSRPRLVNNSLLEDKTSERPDVFGRSGPTVQERFYGSPARPSITINKRPNLVGKPGETDKVNNFKTDKLPVLKSKLPLVTAKPSKQERRQTTTATPTTAAPRQESWEDSDLFKSQPTSDVDAMGKKRFVAPHVVYQTGKRLEEPCSITSSLNYFPEDEPSETNVTAPPKSAPSNLTVVTVEGCPSFIILDWEKTDNDTTEYEVISTAKGPDGEQVSILTTNQTHTAVENLKPESSYEFKVKPKNELGSGPPSEPVSFNTESADPRVSENVSGKDAIWTQFPFKTDSYSDCHGKQYVKRTWYRKFVGVQLCNSLRYKIYLSDSLNGKFYNIGDQTGFGEDHCQFVDSFLDGRTGRQQRADQLPTRPGFYRAVRQEPVHFGQIGGHSHVNYVSWYECGTPIPGKW
- the LOC130165318 gene encoding target of Nesh-SH3-like isoform X8 — translated: MVGVALNLRVVFLLLGGTILLNGISAQRIRVRRQNMKVRINATGDTIIMKFVRPSPDVKLEGYILGYGSSMFSKQFIQLPENGQPYETEMDAEPKYLVAVQPIPVNDVKKHCTGKVNLEKPLHLVIGSVSPTAVLLSWGNYLKTPYEGNIMNECLEDGFYTIRYRERNRKWIYQTCPTSDTVIDNLKPNTPYEFGVRSNKDDRSGTWSKAVIHNTNMGNKNTQKPYKLRNPLAKPMKPHGPHTLFPPRPALHNRTQPRLSPPLKNPGFSGAPRTSFAPPEGQQETFPVRGSAQPHWPRVSLDKGNSVKNDTGRPTEPPPSAVPRHLPTKAPSANATSSPLTKLSSSSRGDRLQGQTTKAPTNAPEKPHNPAVNGQPHRGISPPKPALWSRPRLGSPARPSITINKRPNLVGKPGETDKVNNFKTDKLPVLKSKLPLVTAKPSKQERRQTTTATPTTAAPRQESWEDSDLFKSQPTSDVDAMGKKRFVAPHVVYQTGKRLEEPCSITSSLNYFPEDEPSETNVTAPPKSAPSNLTVVTVEGCPSFIILDWEKTDNDTTEYEVISTAKGPDGEQVSILTTNQTHTAVENLKPESSYEFKVKPKNELGSGPPSEPVSFNTESADPRVSENVSGKDAIWTQFPFKTDSYSDCHGKQYVKRTWYRKFVGVQLCNSLRYKIYLSDSLNGKFYNIGDQTGFGEDHCQFVDSFLDGRTGRQQRADQLPTRPGFYRAVRQEPVHFGQIGGHSHVNYVSWYECGTPIPGKW
- the LOC130165318 gene encoding target of Nesh-SH3-like isoform X1, whose product is MVGVALNLRVVFLLLGGTILLNGISAQRIRVRRQNMKVRINATGDTIIMKFVRPSPDVKLEGYILGYGSSMFSKQFIQLPENGQPYETEMDAEPKYLVAVQPIPVNDVKKHCTGKVNLEKPLHLVIGSVSPTAVLLSWGNYLKTPYEGNIMNECLEDGFYTIRYRERNRKWIYQTCPTSDTVIDNLKPNTPYEFGVRSNKDDRSGTWSKAVIHNTNMGNKNTQKPYKLRNPLAKPMKPHGPHTLFPPRPALHNRTQPRLSPPLKNPGFSGAPRTSFAPPEGQQETFPVRGSAQPHWPRVSLDKGNSVKNDTGRPTEPPPSAVPRHLPTKAPSANATSSPLTKLSSSSRGDRLQGQTTKAPTNAPEKPHNPAAFGKSQDGSSLLRTALANERAKANSWGQGSKRNLSPSLPLQTYNPAATPVARSMRPASRNPLFPLSNGFRQPHSSSRPSNSSPTSGILGGNPPVNGQPHRGISPPKPALWSRPRLVNNSLLEDKTSERPDVFGRSGPTVQERFYGSPARPSITINKRPNLVGKPGETDKVNNFKTDKLPVLKSKLPLVTAKPSKQERRQTTTATPTTAAPRQESWEDSDLFKSQPTSDVDAMGKKRFVAPHVVYQTGKRLEEPCSITSSLNYFPEDEPSETNVTAPPKSAPSNLTVVTVEGCPSFIILDWEKTDNDTTEYEVISTAKGPDGEQVSILTTNQTHTAVENLKPESSYEFKVKPKNELGSGPPSEPVSFNTESADPRVSENVSGKDAIWTQFPFKTDSYSDCHGKQYVKRTWYRKFVGVQLCNSLRYKIYLSDSLNGKFYNIGDQTGFGEDHCQFVDSFLDGRTGRQQRADQLPTRPGFYRAVRQEPVHFGQIGGHSHVNYVSWYECGTPIPGKW
- the LOC130165318 gene encoding target of Nesh-SH3-like isoform X9; protein product: MVGVALNLRVVFLLLGGTILLNGISAQRIRVRRQNMKVRINATGDTIIMKFVRPSPDVKLEGYILGYGSSMFSKQFIQLPENGQPYETEMDAEPKYLVAVQPIPVNDVKKHCTGKVNLEKPLHLVIGSVSPTAVLLSWGNYLKTPYEGNIMNECLEDGFYTIRYRERNRKWIYQTCPTSDTVIDNLKPNTPYEFGVRSNKDDRSGTWSKAVIHNTNMGNKNTQKPYKLRNPLAKPMKPHGPHTLFPPRPALHNRTQPRLSPPLKNPGFSGAPRTSFAPPEGQQETFPVRGSAQPHWPRVSLDKGNSVKNDTGRPTEPPPSAVPRHLPTKAPSANATSSPLTKLSSSSRGDRLQGQTTKAPTNAPEKPHNPAGSPARPSITINKRPNLVGKPGETDKVNNFKTDKLPVLKSKLPLVTAKPSKQERRQTTTATPTTAAPRQESWEDSDLFKSQPTSDVDAMGKKRFVAPHVVYQTGKRLEEPCSITSSLNYFPEDEPSETNVTAPPKSAPSNLTVVTVEGCPSFIILDWEKTDNDTTEYEVISTAKGPDGEQVSILTTNQTHTAVENLKPESSYEFKVKPKNELGSGPPSEPVSFNTESADPRVSENVSGKDAIWTQFPFKTDSYSDCHGKQYVKRTWYRKFVGVQLCNSLRYKIYLSDSLNGKFYNIGDQTGFGEDHCQFVDSFLDGRTGRQQRADQLPTRPGFYRAVRQEPVHFGQIGGHSHVNYVSWYECGTPIPGKW